In a single window of the Luteolibacter yonseiensis genome:
- a CDS encoding phosphatase PAP2 family protein: MEGEQQDFDRTLLLALREPGDLSDPIGSDGWEEMARDITALGGVTVLTGMTVSVIGLTLILRKPRLGSFIAVAVTSGVLISNLLKSCFDRPRPDLVPHDMLVTSASFPSGHAMMSAVVYLTLGTIVASMQRKLAVRLYLIGLAISISVLVGASRVYLGVHWPTDILAGWSLGGAWAMSCRLIATKLGYAVERSD, encoded by the coding sequence ATGGAGGGAGAACAACAGGATTTCGACCGGACTCTGTTGCTGGCGCTTCGCGAACCGGGAGACCTTTCGGATCCGATCGGTTCCGACGGGTGGGAGGAGATGGCCCGGGACATCACGGCTTTGGGCGGTGTTACCGTCCTCACCGGCATGACGGTTTCCGTCATCGGCCTCACGCTCATCCTGCGCAAACCGAGACTTGGAAGTTTCATCGCTGTCGCAGTGACGAGTGGGGTCCTGATCAGCAATCTACTGAAAAGCTGTTTTGACCGGCCCCGACCGGATCTGGTCCCACACGACATGCTCGTGACCAGCGCCAGTTTCCCCAGCGGCCACGCCATGATGTCCGCGGTGGTTTACCTGACCTTGGGAACCATTGTCGCCAGCATGCAGCGGAAGCTCGCGGTGCGTCTCTATCTGATCGGACTGGCGATCTCGATTTCGGTGCTGGTGGGAGCGAGCCGGGTCTATCTCGGCGTCCACTGGCCAACCGACATCCTTGCCGGGTGGTCGCTGGGCGGGGCGTGGGCGATGTCATGCCGGCTCATCGCGACGAAGCTCGGGTATGCGGTGGAAAGGTCGGACTAG
- a CDS encoding TVP38/TMEM64 family protein has protein sequence MKPPIVRHRHKLAVLLISGFLLIGLLWILLPQELADLAHEHFDIMMGNVRATPFPVFILLLGILPLAGVPVTALYLAAGAVYAPVYGMPVTFAGIGAGLLINLLLSYAYAKAFRRPVNRILSRFSATLPDYSGQPAWKLILIIRFAPGLPQLVQNFLLGILGVPVGLYLVLSFSAEMVIAYGYMTAGSSFATGRFNLFICGAGVIVIVLAATSLFNHRRA, from the coding sequence ATGAAGCCGCCCATCGTCCGTCACCGGCACAAGCTCGCGGTCCTCTTGATTTCCGGGTTCCTGCTTATCGGCCTGCTCTGGATTCTTCTTCCCCAGGAACTCGCCGATCTCGCTCACGAACATTTCGACATCATGATGGGAAATGTCCGCGCCACTCCGTTTCCCGTCTTCATCCTGCTGCTTGGAATCCTGCCGCTGGCCGGAGTGCCCGTGACCGCCCTCTATCTCGCCGCCGGAGCGGTCTATGCCCCGGTTTACGGCATGCCCGTCACTTTCGCGGGCATCGGAGCCGGATTGTTGATAAATCTTCTTCTGAGCTATGCCTATGCCAAAGCGTTCCGACGACCGGTGAACCGGATTTTAAGCCGTTTCTCCGCGACCTTGCCGGATTACTCGGGACAACCGGCATGGAAGTTGATTCTCATTATCCGCTTCGCGCCGGGCCTGCCCCAGTTGGTTCAGAATTTCCTGCTCGGGATACTGGGGGTTCCGGTCGGGTTATATCTCGTCCTTTCCTTCTCCGCGGAAATGGTCATCGCCTACGGCTACATGACCGCAGGCAGTTCGTTCGCTACCGGACGGTTCAATCTGTTCATCTGTGGCGCAGGGGTGATCGTCATCGTTCTCGCGGCCACAAGCCTCTTCAACCACCGGAGGGCATGA
- a CDS encoding sensor histidine kinase, protein MNHPSIRRRLLFGTGLMVSIVLLLANLLTYQEFQRTLYQTVDDHLMLSVSLLAKSTELEASGVDYEWQEAMKSAGASDVAGVFAFWDLTSGKVTKSPELGGDDLPLIYGKLNEPVKDTITLTDGRRARVVGLLHHPFADQEGIDLAASQGLKLIPGEHPQVVVCALEMESLVARLSELKEHLFWGAVATLAVIWVSIFGISNWCLRPLKEFSAGLLERSENESPGHTNIPRSLPSELVGLANTFNIVLDKVERSRMREKEFALRAAHELRTPVAGIYATLEQSVSRDRPVQDLQARIREALNIADGMRTVLDSLMRLARIRGGFELSIKTMFSPASVVREILDSNSSVMRSRDLRLIADIPEHLPAIQNDVGLFKVVAANLIENSVSHSPPGSEIHVGLVATATELSLVCMNPTKVELEESSIEQWFLPFHRGSVAMDDASGHAGLGLSLAREAADLLGGKLQAEAVDRENILFKFLLSVSGSGHDRRTRQP, encoded by the coding sequence GTGAATCATCCCTCAATCCGCCGCCGGCTTCTTTTTGGTACGGGACTGATGGTGTCCATCGTGCTACTTCTCGCCAATTTGCTGACATACCAGGAATTCCAGCGGACACTCTATCAGACTGTCGACGACCATCTCATGCTGAGCGTGTCGCTTCTGGCCAAGTCCACGGAACTGGAGGCGTCCGGGGTCGATTACGAATGGCAGGAAGCAATGAAATCCGCCGGTGCGTCCGACGTCGCCGGCGTTTTCGCTTTCTGGGACCTTACTTCCGGAAAAGTAACGAAGTCTCCGGAACTCGGCGGCGACGATCTTCCGCTGATATACGGAAAACTCAATGAACCGGTTAAAGATACCATCACATTGACCGACGGCAGACGAGCGCGGGTCGTCGGACTTCTTCATCACCCGTTCGCCGATCAGGAGGGCATCGATCTGGCAGCGAGCCAGGGCCTGAAGCTGATCCCCGGCGAGCATCCCCAGGTAGTCGTCTGCGCGCTCGAAATGGAGTCGCTGGTCGCCCGGCTTTCAGAACTCAAGGAACATCTCTTCTGGGGAGCTGTGGCGACGCTCGCCGTCATCTGGGTTTCAATTTTTGGAATCTCCAACTGGTGCCTCCGTCCCCTCAAGGAGTTCAGCGCCGGACTTCTGGAACGGTCCGAAAACGAGTCCCCGGGACATACCAACATTCCGCGAAGCCTTCCTTCGGAACTGGTCGGTCTGGCGAATACCTTCAACATTGTTCTGGATAAGGTCGAGAGATCGAGAATGCGGGAAAAGGAGTTCGCACTGAGGGCCGCCCATGAACTCAGAACTCCGGTGGCGGGAATCTACGCGACCCTGGAACAATCCGTCAGCCGGGACCGTCCGGTGCAGGATCTCCAGGCGAGGATACGTGAAGCGTTGAATATCGCGGACGGGATGCGGACGGTATTGGACAGTCTGATGCGTCTTGCGAGGATTAGGGGTGGATTTGAACTCTCCATCAAAACAATGTTCTCGCCCGCTTCCGTGGTGCGGGAAATTCTGGATTCCAATTCTTCCGTCATGCGGAGTCGGGATCTCAGGTTGATAGCGGATATCCCGGAACATCTTCCTGCCATTCAGAATGACGTCGGGCTTTTCAAAGTGGTGGCCGCGAACCTGATCGAGAACTCGGTCAGTCACAGCCCTCCTGGGTCGGAAATCCATGTGGGTCTGGTAGCGACCGCCACGGAACTTTCCCTCGTCTGCATGAACCCTACCAAGGTGGAACTCGAAGAATCCAGCATCGAACAATGGTTTTTGCCGTTCCACCGCGGGTCGGTTGCCATGGATGATGCGAGCGGACATGCGGGCCTCGGTCTCAGCCTCGCCAGAGAAGCTGCGGATCTTCTCGGTGGCAAACTGCAGGCGGAAGCCGTGGATCGTGAGAACATCCTCTTCAAATTTCTTCTTTCTGTCTCGGGATCGGGACATGACAGGCGGACCAGGCAACCATGA
- a CDS encoding response regulator transcription factor, which translates to MRCLLVEDYLPLRKNINERLVEEGFVVDVSATGDVGLWFAENHAYDCIVLDIMLPEVNGLDLLHKIRKSQNKTPVIMISARDSVEQRIEGLNMGADDYLVKPFALGELVARIRALIRRSYRQESPTLNIGDLMIDCLTKKVTRAGQDVFLTPREYRLLEYLAFRAGEPVSRTDIWEHVYEDQTGGNSNAVDVYISYLRKKLNSGGGPDLIRTRRGQGYIIERPLP; encoded by the coding sequence ATGCGCTGCTTACTTGTAGAGGACTATCTGCCACTGAGAAAAAACATCAACGAACGTCTTGTTGAAGAAGGCTTCGTTGTGGATGTGAGCGCCACCGGAGACGTGGGGCTGTGGTTTGCGGAAAACCATGCTTACGATTGTATCGTCCTGGACATCATGCTCCCCGAAGTGAACGGATTGGATCTTCTCCATAAAATCCGGAAATCGCAGAACAAGACGCCTGTGATCATGATCAGCGCGCGGGATTCCGTCGAGCAGCGGATTGAAGGCCTGAACATGGGCGCGGATGATTATTTGGTGAAGCCTTTCGCACTCGGGGAACTTGTCGCGCGCATCCGTGCGCTGATCCGCCGGTCCTATCGCCAGGAATCACCGACCCTGAACATAGGCGATCTCATGATCGACTGCCTTACCAAAAAGGTCACGAGGGCGGGTCAGGACGTATTTCTCACCCCCCGCGAGTACCGGCTTCTGGAATATCTGGCCTTCAGGGCCGGCGAGCCGGTAAGTCGAACGGATATCTGGGAACACGTATACGAGGACCAGACCGGCGGAAACAGCAACGCCGTGGACGTATACATCAGCTACCTTCGTAAAAAACTCAATTCGGGCGGAGGACCAGACCTGATCCGGACCCGGCGGGGGCAGGGCTACATCATTGAACGACCACTCCCGTGA
- a CDS encoding phospholipid carrier-dependent glycosyltransferase, whose product MPALTTSFHSGAPLAEPAPQSASWVRDIAILSVVCGLWFCALLGLRPLGNPDEGRYSEIPREMAATGDFVTPRLNGVQYFEKPPLVYWLSALTFRQFGVSEFTARLWGGIFAVLGVLLAYAAGRALYGRLSGVWAAIVLSTNIFYYVLSQIILLDMAVAVTITGCLLSFILAVREPRGRRRFWLFMGCYVFMALATLSKGLIGIAIPGAVMFFWLLLLNQWHKLMPFHPIAGTILLLAIAAPWHILAARTHPDFLNFYFVHEHWLRFTTRVHGRYEPWWFFLPMFFGGLFPWSVFISETWRTSVGSWKSRTLNSEAWFFLIWIVFIVGFFSISQSKLIPYILPVFPPAAVLIGRALAHAWRNQPEGGFFLAGRGFICFSFLLAVAVVIVPAPGDQPDLAARLPYFRAAAGFVLVAGMAGTIMGLRRKLPRLVIGSIVGTFVAVLVTVSIGAATFEKTSTRKFATMIKPILKPEDRVYSVGTYTQDLPVYLNRLIHVVDYRGELAYGIDAEPEMTSARFLNREDFPDDWNRPGDAYAVVRPKAYERWFLPKIPNHRVIARSARFVLVSKSVDPVQPQP is encoded by the coding sequence ATGCCAGCACTGACAACTTCGTTCCATTCCGGCGCACCACTTGCCGAGCCTGCCCCTCAATCGGCCTCCTGGGTCCGTGACATCGCTATCCTTTCCGTCGTGTGTGGACTATGGTTTTGTGCGCTTTTGGGACTGAGACCTCTTGGCAATCCCGACGAAGGGCGCTATTCCGAAATTCCACGAGAGATGGCGGCGACCGGTGATTTTGTCACTCCCCGGTTGAATGGAGTTCAATATTTTGAAAAGCCGCCACTCGTTTACTGGCTTTCCGCTCTGACATTCCGCCAGTTCGGAGTGAGCGAATTCACCGCGCGGCTTTGGGGCGGGATATTCGCGGTGCTGGGAGTATTGCTTGCCTATGCCGCAGGACGCGCGCTGTATGGGCGGCTGAGCGGCGTGTGGGCGGCCATTGTTCTTTCCACGAATATATTTTATTACGTCCTCAGCCAGATCATCCTGTTGGACATGGCGGTGGCGGTGACCATCACGGGGTGCCTGCTGTCATTTATTCTCGCAGTCAGGGAACCTCGGGGACGCCGGAGGTTCTGGTTGTTCATGGGCTGTTATGTGTTCATGGCCCTGGCCACACTATCGAAGGGTTTGATAGGAATCGCCATTCCCGGCGCGGTGATGTTCTTCTGGCTGCTGCTGCTGAATCAATGGCATAAGTTAATGCCTTTTCATCCGATAGCGGGTACGATCCTGCTGCTGGCGATCGCCGCTCCATGGCACATTCTGGCGGCGCGAACCCACCCGGATTTCCTGAATTTTTACTTCGTCCACGAGCACTGGCTGCGTTTCACCACAAGGGTCCACGGCCGTTATGAACCCTGGTGGTTCTTCCTACCCATGTTTTTCGGAGGACTTTTCCCGTGGTCGGTCTTCATCTCTGAAACCTGGAGAACATCGGTCGGCTCCTGGAAATCCCGCACGCTCAATTCCGAGGCATGGTTTTTTCTGATCTGGATCGTGTTCATTGTCGGGTTTTTTTCGATATCTCAGTCGAAACTGATACCTTACATTCTGCCGGTTTTCCCACCGGCGGCGGTCCTGATCGGACGGGCCCTGGCACACGCGTGGCGCAATCAGCCGGAAGGCGGATTCTTTCTCGCGGGACGCGGGTTCATCTGTTTTTCGTTCCTGCTGGCGGTGGCCGTCGTCATCGTGCCTGCTCCGGGCGACCAACCGGACCTGGCGGCCCGTCTGCCCTATTTCCGCGCCGCGGCGGGTTTTGTTCTCGTCGCCGGCATGGCGGGAACCATTATGGGACTACGCAGGAAACTGCCCCGACTTGTGATTGGCTCGATCGTCGGAACGTTTGTAGCGGTGCTGGTCACGGTGTCGATCGGTGCCGCGACTTTTGAAAAGACCTCCACCAGGAAGTTCGCGACCATGATCAAACCGATTTTGAAACCGGAGGATCGGGTGTACAGTGTCGGAACATACACCCAGGATCTGCCGGTCTATCTGAACAGGCTTATCCATGTGGTGGATTACCGGGGGGAGCTTGCTTACGGCATCGATGCCGAACCGGAAATGACATCCGCCCGTTTCCTGAACCGTGAAGATTTTCCGGATGACTGGAACCGTCCGGGAGATGCCTATGCCGTTGTGCGGCCAAAAGCTTACGAAAGGTGGTTCCTGCCCAAGATTCCCAACCATCGGGTCATCGCCCGATCCGCCCGTTTCGTTCTCGTCTCCAAATCTGTCGACCCAGTCCAACCACAGCCGTAA
- a CDS encoding DegT/DnrJ/EryC1/StrS family aminotransferase, whose amino-acid sequence MVDHLPLTRPTIDEETIAEVAKVLRSGWITSGPKVKEFEARLSDYFGGRPVRVFNSGTASLEIALRLAGVGPGDEVITTPLTWVATSNVILAVGAKPVFVDIDPVTRNIDLDAISPAITPSTKAIMPVDLAGLPVNRDRLYELAVSHNLRVIEDAAQSLGSVWNGSRIGSIGDLVSFSFHPNKNATSIEGGCLVMNDETEAKLAEQYRLQGVLRSGVDEMDVKVPGGKFNLTDVAAAVGINQLARIDEFNMRRRELVREYFRQLDRQEIPDFKIALPVMDFERSNWHMFQVILSGDPDAAGRGDVMKRMAETGISTGVHYPAIHLFSLYRRAGWREGDFPHAEHAGRNILTLPLFPSMTTSDVKRVVDSLINALKP is encoded by the coding sequence ATGGTCGATCATCTTCCATTAACCCGTCCGACGATTGACGAGGAAACAATCGCAGAAGTCGCGAAAGTATTGCGTTCCGGCTGGATCACTTCCGGCCCCAAAGTGAAGGAATTCGAAGCCAGGCTGTCGGATTATTTCGGTGGCCGTCCTGTCCGCGTTTTCAATTCGGGCACTGCCTCGTTGGAGATCGCGCTCCGGTTGGCAGGCGTCGGACCGGGTGACGAAGTCATCACCACTCCTCTTACCTGGGTCGCCACAAGCAATGTGATCCTCGCCGTTGGAGCAAAGCCCGTGTTTGTCGATATCGATCCCGTCACCCGCAACATCGACCTTGATGCCATCTCCCCGGCCATCACCCCATCGACAAAGGCGATCATGCCTGTGGATCTCGCCGGTCTCCCTGTGAACCGCGACCGGCTGTATGAGCTGGCGGTTTCCCACAACCTGCGGGTGATCGAGGACGCCGCCCAATCACTGGGGAGCGTATGGAACGGGAGCAGGATCGGCTCGATCGGAGATCTGGTGTCATTCAGCTTTCATCCGAACAAGAACGCCACATCCATCGAAGGAGGGTGTCTGGTGATGAATGATGAGACCGAGGCGAAGTTGGCCGAGCAATACCGGTTGCAAGGCGTCTTGCGGTCTGGAGTCGACGAAATGGATGTCAAGGTGCCGGGGGGGAAATTCAATCTGACGGACGTGGCCGCCGCGGTCGGCATCAACCAGCTTGCGAGGATCGACGAATTCAACATGCGCCGCCGCGAGCTGGTACGGGAATATTTCCGGCAGCTTGATCGGCAGGAAATCCCGGATTTCAAAATAGCCCTGCCGGTGATGGATTTCGAGAGAAGCAACTGGCACATGTTTCAAGTGATTCTCTCTGGAGACCCAGACGCGGCAGGAAGGGGCGATGTGATGAAGCGCATGGCCGAAACGGGAATCTCCACGGGTGTGCACTATCCCGCGATCCATCTTTTCTCGCTTTATCGGAGGGCTGGCTGGAGGGAGGGCGATTTCCCACACGCAGAGCACGCGGGAAGAAACATCCTGACCCTGCCCTTGTTCCCAAGCATGACAACCTCCGATGTGAAGCGGGTTGTGGACAGCCTCATCAACGCTCTCAAACCATGA
- a CDS encoding glycosyltransferase has translation MTRSRIDISVVVPVYNEQGNLPALFARLYPVLDGLRRSYEIIFTNDGSADGTREILAGQHALRPDVTRVIEFNANYGQHMAVMAGFERVRGEVVVTLDADLQNPPEEIPNLLAKIEEGYDCVGGMRQDRQDSLFRRRVSQAVNLVRASLTSIRMTDQGCMLRAYSRNVVDGIVRSGATNTFIPALAYSLARKPTEIPVAHEERHAGTSNYSLYKLIRLNFDLITYFTTAPLQLFTIFAMACSACSFLLVVVLGTRRLVIGPEEGGIFTLFGILFFLISVCMVGIGLIGEYMGRTYQVVRGNTRYHISHILESQNHE, from the coding sequence ATGACCCGATCAAGAATTGATATTTCGGTGGTGGTGCCGGTTTACAATGAACAGGGAAACCTCCCGGCCCTGTTCGCCAGACTCTATCCGGTGCTCGACGGACTCCGTCGGAGCTATGAAATCATTTTCACAAACGATGGAAGTGCGGATGGAACGCGGGAGATTCTCGCGGGTCAGCATGCCTTGCGGCCGGACGTCACGCGGGTGATCGAATTCAACGCCAACTATGGGCAGCACATGGCGGTCATGGCCGGCTTCGAGAGGGTGAGAGGAGAGGTGGTCGTCACCTTGGACGCGGACCTTCAGAACCCTCCCGAAGAAATCCCGAACCTGCTCGCGAAAATCGAGGAGGGATACGATTGTGTGGGCGGAATGCGGCAGGACCGGCAGGATTCGCTTTTCCGCCGCCGTGTATCGCAAGCGGTCAATCTGGTCCGCGCGAGCCTCACCAGCATCCGGATGACCGACCAGGGGTGCATGTTGCGCGCCTATTCCCGCAACGTCGTGGACGGCATCGTCAGAAGCGGAGCGACCAATACCTTCATACCCGCCCTGGCCTACAGCCTCGCTCGGAAGCCTACGGAGATTCCGGTCGCCCACGAGGAGCGGCATGCGGGAACTTCCAACTATTCCTTATATAAATTGATCAGGCTCAATTTTGATCTGATCACCTATTTCACCACGGCCCCGCTCCAGCTGTTCACGATTTTCGCGATGGCATGCTCGGCATGTTCCTTCCTGCTGGTCGTCGTATTGGGAACACGCCGCCTCGTGATAGGACCGGAAGAAGGTGGAATATTCACTCTCTTCGGCATACTGTTTTTTCTCATCAGCGTGTGCATGGTCGGCATCGGTCTGATCGGCGAATACATGGGGAGAACCTATCAGGTTGTCAGGGGGAACACCCGCTACCACATCAGTCATATCCTCGAATCACAGAATCATGAGTAA
- a CDS encoding formyltransferase has translation MSKPRILFFGYSEVGFECLDLLLRRGDNVIGLITHEDNPDETIWFKTPAAVALEHGVSIYTPASPNTGEWKAIIRRMAPDLILSVYYRQMISPEILSFARLGAFNIHGSLLPAYRGRAPINWAVLHGERRIGMSLHRMVKKPDAGAVVDQEGVEISPRDTAEQAFRKVMPCAVSILERQIDRLLNATAVETEQDESKASYFGGRKPEDGRIDWTRPSSEIFNLVRAVTRPYPGAFTDAGDLRLMVWWVELAQDHSGRPGEVLSVEPFIVATGDGAVELTEIDWRAAPLHAPTKGFQFQSQFLK, from the coding sequence ATGAGTAAACCCCGCATTCTTTTTTTTGGCTATAGCGAAGTTGGATTCGAATGTCTCGATTTGCTTCTGCGCCGTGGTGACAACGTCATAGGTCTCATTACGCATGAGGATAATCCGGATGAAACGATCTGGTTCAAAACTCCCGCGGCGGTGGCGCTGGAGCATGGTGTCTCCATCTATACGCCGGCTTCGCCGAACACCGGCGAGTGGAAAGCCATTATCAGGCGGATGGCCCCGGATCTCATCCTCTCGGTGTATTACCGGCAGATGATTTCTCCCGAGATTCTTTCATTCGCCCGCCTGGGGGCGTTCAACATCCATGGTTCGCTTTTACCCGCATACCGTGGACGGGCGCCGATCAACTGGGCGGTGCTTCACGGCGAACGGCGCATTGGAATGTCTCTCCACCGCATGGTGAAAAAACCTGACGCAGGAGCTGTGGTGGATCAGGAAGGAGTGGAGATTTCGCCGCGCGACACCGCGGAACAAGCTTTCCGGAAGGTCATGCCGTGCGCGGTCTCCATTCTGGAACGCCAGATTGACAGGCTCCTGAATGCCACCGCCGTCGAAACCGAGCAGGACGAATCCAAAGCATCTTATTTCGGTGGCCGGAAACCTGAGGACGGCAGGATCGATTGGACCCGCCCGTCGTCGGAGATCTTCAATCTCGTCCGTGCGGTCACCCGTCCCTATCCGGGAGCGTTCACGGATGCCGGCGATCTGCGTCTCATGGTCTGGTGGGTGGAGCTTGCCCAGGATCACAGCGGCAGACCTGGCGAGGTGCTCTCCGTCGAACCCTTCATCGTCGCAACCGGGGACGGTGCGGTCGAACTCACCGAGATCGATTGGCGAGCCGCTCCCCTACACGCGCCAACGAAGGGATTTCAATTTCAATCACAATTTCTCAAATGA
- a CDS encoding bifunctional UDP-4-keto-pentose/UDP-xylose synthase: MKKTPLKILILGANGFIGSSLIDAILSQKDWEVFGMDVGDNKLTHLLGHDRFTFVEGDITINCEWIEYHIKKCDVVIPLVAIANPAQYVKNPLGVFELDFEANLDVARKCVKYKKRLIFPSTSEVYGMSPEAVLDEATSNMVYGPIDKQRWIYAASKQLLDRVIYAYGVRDDLDYTLFRPFNWIGPKLDNVMEPKEGSSRLFTQFISNVIFSKPIQLVDGGLQSRSFTFIDDGVDCLLRIIENKDGAASRKIFNIGNPTNNVSVADLAAIILETFRGYPEYRERAEQTEVVSVSSMDYFGKYYQDIHTRVPSISAAEEALGWLPKVDLQTAIRLTLDYHLKQESHDLTLEHAAI, encoded by the coding sequence ATGAAGAAGACACCACTTAAAATATTGATTCTCGGCGCGAACGGCTTCATCGGCAGCAGCCTGATCGACGCGATCCTGAGCCAGAAGGACTGGGAAGTCTTCGGGATGGATGTGGGAGACAACAAGCTCACCCACCTCCTCGGTCACGACCGGTTCACCTTTGTGGAAGGGGATATAACCATCAACTGCGAATGGATCGAGTATCACATTAAAAAATGCGACGTGGTGATTCCATTGGTCGCCATCGCCAATCCCGCACAGTATGTGAAGAATCCGCTGGGAGTTTTCGAACTGGATTTCGAAGCCAATCTCGATGTCGCGAGAAAATGCGTGAAATATAAAAAACGTCTGATTTTCCCCTCGACCTCCGAAGTCTACGGCATGTCGCCTGAGGCGGTGCTGGACGAGGCCACAAGCAACATGGTCTACGGGCCCATCGACAAACAGCGGTGGATCTACGCCGCCTCCAAGCAGTTGCTGGACAGGGTGATCTACGCCTACGGCGTCCGTGATGATCTGGACTATACCTTGTTCCGGCCCTTCAACTGGATCGGACCGAAGCTCGACAATGTCATGGAGCCGAAGGAGGGGAGCTCGCGCCTCTTCACCCAGTTCATCAGCAATGTGATTTTCTCCAAACCGATCCAGCTGGTGGATGGGGGATTGCAGAGCAGATCATTCACTTTCATCGATGACGGGGTGGATTGTTTGCTTCGCATCATCGAAAACAAGGATGGAGCTGCTTCCAGAAAGATTTTCAACATCGGCAACCCAACCAACAATGTTTCGGTCGCGGATCTGGCCGCGATCATCCTGGAGACGTTCAGGGGGTATCCGGAATACCGGGAGCGTGCCGAACAGACCGAGGTGGTGTCGGTTTCGTCAATGGATTACTTTGGAAAGTATTATCAGGACATACATACCCGGGTCCCCTCCATCTCAGCAGCGGAGGAAGCTCTCGGTTGGCTACCGAAGGTAGATCTCCAAACGGCAATCCGACTGACCTTGGACTACCATCTGAAGCAGGAGAGCCATGATCTGACCCTTGAGCACGCGGCCATATGA
- a CDS encoding 4-deoxy-4-formamido-L-arabinose-phosphoundecaprenol deformylase → MALKIDVDTERGTREGVPSLVSLLEEYSATGTFLFSLGPDNTGKAIRRVFRPGFFKKVSRTSVVKMYGIRTLLNGTLLPAPHIGKRHAEVMREVEDAGFETGIHCYDHFRWQDHLLGMSVGDTRLEFGRALDEFRRIFGRSALSAGAPGWQANGNSRQVYDDAALLYASDSRGSHPYFPLIDNRVYKTLEIPTTLPTFDELLGRREYPDTEIVQHYMNLLSHDRPNVMTIHAEIEGMMKRPLFAELLEKFNRKGVKFVKMENLAKDLLSQNEPPPVCQMVMDCVDGRSGKIATQGRQLPRSPPTHMFNN, encoded by the coding sequence GTGGCGCTCAAGATCGATGTCGACACGGAGAGAGGGACGCGTGAAGGCGTACCGTCGCTGGTTTCTCTCCTTGAGGAGTATTCCGCTACCGGGACTTTTCTGTTTTCTCTTGGTCCGGATAATACGGGGAAGGCCATCCGGCGGGTGTTCCGGCCGGGTTTTTTCAAAAAGGTCAGCCGGACAAGCGTCGTGAAAATGTACGGGATCCGCACACTTTTGAACGGAACTCTTCTTCCAGCTCCGCATATTGGAAAGCGCCACGCGGAAGTGATGCGCGAAGTGGAGGACGCGGGATTTGAAACAGGGATTCACTGCTACGACCATTTCCGGTGGCAGGATCATCTGCTGGGAATGTCAGTCGGGGATACCCGTTTGGAATTCGGACGGGCATTGGACGAATTCCGGCGTATTTTCGGTCGATCCGCTCTCTCCGCCGGGGCTCCGGGGTGGCAGGCGAATGGCAACAGCCGGCAGGTTTATGACGACGCCGCGCTGCTCTATGCCAGCGATTCGCGGGGAAGCCACCCATACTTCCCGCTGATTGACAACCGGGTGTATAAAACTCTGGAGATTCCGACGACTCTGCCAACCTTTGACGAGCTTCTGGGACGCCGGGAGTATCCGGATACGGAGATCGTACAGCATTACATGAATCTTCTGAGTCATGATCGGCCCAATGTCATGACCATCCATGCCGAAATCGAAGGCATGATGAAGCGTCCGCTTTTCGCCGAGTTGTTGGAAAAATTCAACAGGAAGGGGGTGAAATTTGTGAAAATGGAAAATTTGGCAAAAGATCTCCTGAGTCAGAACGAACCCCCACCTGTCTGTCAGATGGTAATGGATTGCGTTGATGGTCGTTCCGGAAAAATCGCGACGCAGGGCAGACAACTTCCGCGTTCACCACCCACACATATGTTTAATAACTGA